In Gracilibacillus salitolerans, the sequence GAAAGAAATCGGAGAGCTTGCTGAAAAGCATAACGTCAAAATCGGAATCGAATTACATGCAGGCTTTTTAGTACATACACCATACACGATGCTTAAACTACGTGAAAAAACAAGCCCAGCAATTGGAGCAAACCTTGATCCTAGTCATTTATGGTGGCAAGGGATAGACCCAGTTGCAGCTATTAAAATTTTAGGTAAAGAAAATGCGTTACACCATTTCCATGCCAAAGACACCTACATTGATCAAGATAATGTCAATATGTATGGTCTAACGGATATGCAACCATATGGTAACATTCAAACAAGAGCATGGAATTTCCGGTCAGTCGGATGTGGTCACGGTTTAGAAGAATGGTCTAACATGATTAGTGCACTACGTACGTTTGGTTATGATTACGTTGTAAGTATTGAGCATGAAGATCCTATCATGTCAATTGACGAAGGATTTGCTCGTGCTGTTGATAATTTGAAAGCAGTAAATATTAAAGAAAGCCCAGCAGAGATGTGGTGGGCGTAAGGAAAGGAAGTCACTGATGACAAAATTAAAAGTTGCTCTAATTGGTGCAGGAGGTATTGCAACAGATGTACATATCCCTGCTTATCGAAAAGTTCCAGAACAAGTAGAAATTGTAGCGGTGGCAGATGTAGCCTATGATAAAGCAAAAACGGTGGCAAGCGAGTACGGTATTCCAGCAGCATTTGATAGTTATGAAACAATGTTAGCAGAAACAGAGATCGATGCTGTAAGCGTTTGTGTACCAAATAAATTTCATAAGAATGCAGCTATTGCCGGATTAGAAGCAGGTTGCCATGTATTATGCGAAAAACCACCAGCAATGAGCCAGCAAGAAGCAAAAGAAATGGAAGATGCGGCAACTAAATCAGGTAAGTTGCTAATGTATGGTTTCCATTACCGTTTCCAATCTGAGACACAAGCGGCTAAAAGGTTCATTGATGCCGGCGAATTAGGTGAAATTTATTCTGGTCGAGTGCAAGCGATTAGACGACGTGGCATTCCTGGCTGGGGTGTATTTACCAACAAAGAACTACAAGGTGGAGGTCCATTAATCGATATTGGTGTCCATATGTTAGATACGGCATTATATTTAATGGGTTACCCAGAGCCTGTCGTAGTACTTGGTCAGACACATCAACAACTCGGAACGAAAAAAGGTGTAGGTTTATTAGGTGAATGGGATTATCAAAACTTTACTGTCGAGGATATGGCGGTAGGGATGATAACTTTCAAAAATGGTGCATCACTAGTATTAGAATCAGCATTTGCTGCAAATGTGGAAAAGCGTGATACGATGCAGGTTTCATTAATGGGGAATAAAGGTGGAGCCGATATTTTTCCATTAAAAATGTATCAGGAAAAGCACGACACATTAATTGATATTACACCAGCCTATTTACCGGAAATCAATGCTCATCAAACAGAAATTCATGCCTTTGTAGTAGACTGTATCGAAGGAAATGTAACAGACCGTTTTGCCAAGCAAGGAACCAACATTCAAAAAATTATAGATGGACTTTACCAATCGGCTGAATCGGGTAAAGCAATATACTTATAAACATTTAATTAGAGAAGGAGCGTTATACATGGGAAAAATTGCGATTCAATTATATTCAGTACGTGACCATACCTCGAAGGATTTTTTAGGGACTTTACGTAAATTGGGTGAAATGGGTTATGAGGCAGTGCAATTTGCCGGATTTTTTGATACACCTGCAGAAGAATTAAAACAAGTAATGGATGAGGCTGGACTAGTTGCTGCTGGAAGTCATATGCCGTTTGACAGTTTAACAGGAGATCAATTGGAAGAATCATTAACCTATAATAAAACAATTGGTAATGATTTGATCATTTGTCCAATACTGCCCGAGGAACTAAGAGCGGATGAAGGTGCCTATTATCGTGCGGCAGAAGAATTAAATGAGATCGGCCGAAAATGTGCAGAAGCTGGATTTTCCTTTGCATATCATAATCATAACATGGAGTTTTTTGATCTAGGTAATGGAAAAAGAGGATTTGATATTTTATTCGAAGAAACCGATCGTGAGTATGTCAAAATGGAATTGGATTGTTATTGGGCAACACATGCCGGTGTAGATCCATTACAAACGATAAAAGCATATAATGATCTTGTTGTTTCCTTACACATTAAAGACATGACGGTAGAAAATGGCGAAAAACGCAGTATTGAAATTGGAAAAGGTACATTAGATATTGCAACATTATGGGAAACAGGAGAATCTGTTGGTGTCAATTGGTATGTAATTGAACAAGAACAATTCGACGGAGATCCACTAGAGAGTGCTAAAGAGAATGTTGTTAATTTGAAAAAAGTTATAAATAAATAAGCATTAAATTCCTCATTTTTTGGAACGTTATCCTTAAAATGAGGAATTTTTATGGTCTAAAGATAGATGAGAAATGTTGTGTAATATAATTAGTCTGTCTTTGAGATAAGTGAAGATATCTGGGCAACAGCATCCTTTATCACAGTGCTAATCGTCCGTAATACCCTACTTCAAGGTTCAAGTAAAACTAAGAAGCTATGTGGGGGATAAACGGACGCTAACACCCTGATAAGTTTCACTAACCCACAGTTTGGGGCAAAAACCCCACTGAGGGAAGTCTCACTTTATCTCGTGAATTCAGAAAAAAGCATGATACATATATGAAATGATACTTAATAGTACAAAAATGATTATTTTGATCATTTTGGGGTAGAAGTAACTATATATAATGACGCTAATGGAGGGGTTAAGCAATGTTAAAGAATCTATTTAAGAAGAAAGAAGCGAATTCAGATTTAATGGCACCATTGACGGGAAAAGTAATTCCATTAGAACAAGTACCTGACCAAGTCTTTTCCCAAAAAATGATGGGGGATGGTGTAGCGATTGAGCCTACAGGTAAACAAGTTGTATCACCTGTTGATGGCGAAGTGGTGGATGTATTTAAGACAAAACATGCGATTAGCCTGAAAACGGATGGTGGGGCTGAAATTTTAGTACACATGGGTCTTGAAACAGTTGAATTGGATGGAAAAGGTTTCGATATGCAAGTAGAGAATGGTCAAAAGGTTAAAAAAGGAGATCCATTAGCTACATTTGATATTGATACGGTTGCAGCAGAAGGATACAAAACAGTGACTCCCATTATCTTATTAAATGGTGAAGATTTTGCGGTGAGTAATGTCGCGAGTGAACAAGATGTGGCAGCAGGTGAGGGCGTTCTATTTCATGTTGAGAAAAAGTAACAAGGACAAATGATATAAATATACGATAAAACGTATGAGATTTCACATGGAGAATCTCATACGTTTTTTCAAAGGAGTGTAATATAAACTGTGTAAGTTAGAGTTTCAATTTAATTCTTTTTACGATTGACATGTATCATAATCTTCGTCACATATTGTTCCTCATTGGTTTTTACAACAGTGTCATAAATATATTCTTCTAAAACATAATCTCCTAACTCTAAATTTAATCGATTCATCTCTGACAAAAGTCGTTTATATGTATGGTGGATCTTCTTATCCTCTCCTATATGGTATCCGGTTAAAAAGTCACCTTGTATCGTCTTATAGTATGGGTTATCCTTCCGAGAATGAAGTTGTTTTATATATAAATAACTATAATTAGTAAACTCACCCTTTAGCACTTGTTTTCGTTTAGTTAAGCCTCCTATAGGGTATCCGGTATCGATATGTAATTTGTACAATTCATCAACAAAGTCTGAGAATACTTCAAAAAATTCTTCATCCGAAACATTTTCTATATTTTTACTTAAATAATATGTTTGTTCCGGTAATTGTTCGACACTAACTTGATCAAAATCTATACTTGATGCTTTATTCATTAATTCAATCTGTGCATCGATCATATTCTCTTTCATTTCAATCTCCATCCGTTGTTTCGCTACTTTTTCTTTCTGTTGATACATGATCGATACGAATTTTTCAGGTGATTTATGTTTAACATATTGACGAATATCATGTAATGACATGCCCAGATCTTTTAACAATGCAATGAGAGTAAATAACTCTAATTGGTGGATTGAATAATAGCGGTAGCCTTTTTCATTTTTTAATACAGGTGATAAAAGTCCAATTTGATCATAATAAAAAAGTGTTTGCTTATTTACTCTGCAAAGTTTGGCAAATTCACCAGTTGTGAAATATTTAATATTTTTGTCAGTCATTTTTCAACACTCCAGTCTTGACTATATAGTTACTATATACCATAAGATGATCTAGTAGACAACATTAGAAATGGAGAAATGACAATGAAACAATCTATCTTTCGAAATCGAACATATATGTTATTGTTAGTTGCAGGTATTTTTGCGATCGTTGGCTTTAGTATGTTTTTGACAACGACTTCTTGGTATATCATCAATGTATTAAGTTCACCTGGAGTCTTGGGAATTGCTTTAATTACGGCAACAGTGCCACGTTTAATATTGATCACTTTTGGTGGAGTGTTGGCCGATAAGTATAAAAAAACTACGATTATGTTTGGTACTAACTTGCTTCAGGCATTGGTTCTGTTTTGTATTTATTGGCTTGTGGCAAGTGACTCCATGACATTAGTTTTATTATTTGTTACGGTAGGCGTATTTGGTATGCTGGATGCATTTTTTGGACCGGCCAGTTCCTCTTTGATACCGAAAATAGTGGAAAAATCGCAATTACAGCAAGCAAATGCTTATTTCCAAGGTATTGATCAAATATCATTTATTATCGGTCCGATCCTTGCGGGAGTAATCATGGAAACTAGCACTATAGCTACTAGTTACTTTGTGGCAACCCTATTGGTTCTGTTATCTGCTCTCGTAGTTTTTCCACCTTTTATTAAAGAAGGACCAGTTGAGCACAGAGGTGATCAAAGCACATTAGAAGATTTTCGTGAAGGTATTGCATATATGAAATCTTCTACATTCTTATTAACAGGGATTATTGTGTTGATTACTTTAAATTTCTTTGTATTTGGCGGACTGCAAATTGCAATGCCATTGTTAGTTGATCTTCTTGGTGGGACACCGATTAATTTAAGTTTTATGGAGGTTAGCTTAGGAGTCGGTATGGTACTTGGGACGCTAATTATGAGTTTTGTTAAAGTGAAACGTAAAGGATTTACATCTCTAATGGGGCTTACCGCTTCCTTGATATCTTTGATTATCTTTAGCTTTGCTACTAATTTAACGATCCTGACTGCTATATTGTTCTTTATTGGGTTTTCGATTGCATTTGTGTTTGTTCCTTTTTTCACAGCAGCTCAAGAAACTACCGAGAATCGAATCATGGGAAGAGTGATGAGCATTATCTTCTTGGCGATGAATGGATTTGATCCAATTGCATATGGTGTTGTAAGTGCGTTAGCTTCAGCAGGAATGGATATTCAGTTAATTTTGCTTGTCGCTGGAGTGCTTGGTATGGTTATCGCTGTTTGTGTATGGTTTAAGGGGAAAGCATTTGTTAGAGCTTATTAACAATAATTGCAATATTATATTTAACGTGAAGTTCAAGAAAATGGTAATTTGAAGGAAAGAGTTAAACAAGGCGATCATCAGTGGTCGTCTTGTTTAATATAAGAAATAAATAAAATATTTTGGAATATTATGTTAATATTAAAGTAAATTATTGATGAATAAGGATTAGTCTAAAGAAACTTAGACTTTATAATGAAAACTGGATTTGTAGCTTTTAACGAATATAATTCCGAATGAAAGCGCGTTAAAAGTAGAAGGACAATCAGGGAGGAAGTATTTTATGTTTTATCGAAGAAAGTTTTATATTGTAAAGAAAGAATTTGTAGAAATTTTTAATGCTCATTTTAATAACACGAATTTACCCAACCAATTAAAACATGGTGCAAGATTAGTAGGTCGTTGGATGAAAGAAAATAATGATGATACGGTAGAAATATTTGCTATATGGGAGTATAACACTTATGAAGAATACTTAGATATTGAGTCCAAAGTAAGAAGTGATAAAGCGCATGTTAAACGAGTTCAAGACTGGTATCTAAAAAATGGTGGCAGAGAACGTGTATTTAATGATTACATATTAGAAGTAAAGAACGAACCGATAGAATCAACCGTGAAAGAGAATAACTAATTTTTCTCTCATCTAACGGAGCAAAAAATAAGAGTAGAAAACTGGAGGTACACGTATTTCCTAATAACGGAAGTAGGATAAGAAGTTATCGATAAAGAGGGATGTATATGGCTGAATATATTAAGGAAATAAGAGAACTTATCGGCAGCAGACCTTTAATTTTGGTTGGTGCAACTATTATAGTTAAGAATGATAGAAACGAAATTTTATTCCAACACCGATCTGATACTACAGAATGGGGATTACCAGGAGGTGCAATGGAAATTGAGTTACAAAATTGGCAAAATAAAAGCATTATTGATTCACTTTAGCCACAATCAATAATGCTCAAATTAAGAATACTACTTACTTTATTTTTTATTGGCCTTAATCAAGCCATCAATTCCCTCCCAAATTAATCCTATAACTAGGAGGACCAGAATCCATAATGTAGATTGATTCCAAATCATGCTTACAGTTCTATATGCATCACTGTTTTCAGTAATTAGTCCAGCTTGTGTAAGCTCATGTAGAAAATTCGGGTTCCAAAATGCATTTCCATTTATCATTATAAATACCGCTATAATGGAAATGAAATTGATTATCGCTGTATAAGTGACTAGCTGGTAAGTCCATTTTCCATATACGAATTTTAGAGATTCTTTTATTATTCCAAAGCCCATAATAAGGAAAATGAAAAGTAAGGACGAACTATACGTTTCTCTATTTAAAAAAGGAACTACGCCAGCGAATTCATCATGGAAAATCCAGACGCCTAAATAATCATTAGAAAAAGCAAAGATGATTATTAATAATGTATAAAATGCAATACCGGTTATTGGTTCATAATACTTGATTTGCCTTTTTTTATCTGGAGTGGGGGCTAAATCTGATGGTTTCCATTCTATTCCTATTTCTAAATCTTTTGATTTGATTTCACCAAAATAGTCCGCAATAGCAAATCCGAATGTTGTCCAACCAAAAGCTGCAGGAAGTGCGCTAACAAGTGCAACAATAAATCCAACGAAATGATCAAGAATAGAAACTGGATTTAAAATACTTTGAATAATGAAGCTAAGAGATATGACAGAAAAGGTTGAAATTAAAGCGATTTTTAAAACTAATAGATAGGAATCAAAAAAGTCTGGACCAATTAGATATTTTTTAGCTCCTCTATACTTTTCTGCTAAAAGCCTTGGGTTTCCCAGTTCCATTAATACCTCTTCCACATCGGTATCTCTAATGTCCTTGCCTTGAACTCGTTCATCTAACATATCCTCAATTAAACTGTGGAGTTCCTCTGCAATATCCTCCCTCTGTGGTTGTGGTAACTTCTGTGTTACTGCATAAATATAACGGTCAATCATCTCCATCTTTTTCTCCTCCTTGAACGTCAATAACGTTACTCATGTTTTGTACAATTTGTTGCCATTCAACGATCAGCAGTTCATATACTTCTTTTCCTGTATCACTTAATAAGTAATATTTACGTGGTCTTGCTTCATTTGTGTCCCATTTACTATCAAGTAATCCTTGTTTTTCTAGTCTTCTTAATAGTGGATACAGTGTGCCTGGTTCTACATGAATACCTTTTTCTCCCAGACTTGTAACAAGTGAATAACCATATTGAGGTTCTGATAGTTGACTTAACACCCCAATCGTAATCGTCCCACGTCGCAATTCTTGCATTAATTTATCCATATATTCTTTAGCGTCACTCATGTTATCAACTCCTCAATTTATTATAGTGTATGTCACACACTATTGTAAAGTGCATATTATTATTTATCTCTAAATATTTGGATATACTTATAACATTTTAGTGTTTGACAGTATTAAGTTAACTGGGGCAAATAATTAAACGAGTTGATCACCAATGGTCGTATTTTTTAGATGAAAAAATATAATATAAACTTTGGAATATTATGTTAGTATGGAAGTATCAAGATATTGGATGAACGTGACAGAGGAGTTGGATCGACAACTAAATGCAATTAATGTATGTAGAAACCAGAAGGAAACTGTGAAAGGTTGGAATCTAAAAAAGAAAGGAATAAATATATGGACAAAGAGCTTTTGAAAAATGGTTTATCTATAATCGCCTTATGTAAAAGAGAAACAGGGGATATATGGCACGCCCATATTGGAGTAGCATCTATTGCAGCGTACTATTTTATTAAAGAGAATAATTTGTCTAGTGAGACTATGAAGAAGATTCATTCGGAAGCAAAAGTAATGACCGGAAAAAATAAACTACCTAGCATTTCAACTAATCAGGAGACAGTCAGTATGGATATTGCAGAACAAAAGATAATGAAGAGCCTTGATCGATCTATTGATAGTCTTCACTGGGTTGGTCACAATGTCATTTATGCTGCCCAAAGTATACTCGCTATTCGTGAGCTTGAAGGTTGGGGGAATGCTGAAGAGATTGAAGGCATATGTGACTTAATTTTTGCCTTTGAAAAAACAATTCCAGGTAGATCTTGGCTTGGATGTTCGGCTAGAGACGTAAGAGATTTTGTAATAGTAGACAATGAGGAATTTCCATCCATTTTAAATCCCACCCAGTTGTCTGAATTCATTTTAAATGAAGTAGCTTCATTCTCTACGATTTATAGGGCGGAAGCGCACCACGATCTAATTGGCCACTTACTTACTTTTTCACATAGCCTTAATGTACTACATGATCTAGGTTATTCAGAATATTTCCACAGAGGACTACATGCGATATTTCAACTAGTAAAAGCGTTAAGACTTAGCCAAAACTTAACTAATGATGAACTTCCTAAGTTAAGATCGCCAGTTGACCGTTTGCCATTAGTAAAAGCAGAACGTTCCATGTGGCAGCCGATAGAAGAAGCGTATTGGAAGGCGGACTTTACTGTTGATGAATGGGATTATGGTCATGTATTTAAATTTCCTTATAGCTTTTACAATCATTATCACCGAACACCAGAGACTTCACCGAAAGCACTTGAGAATTTTCGATATATTGTCTGGGTTCCAGAGTAATTACAAACTCGTAATATAGTAAAGCCAAAAATTGTAAGAAGGTGCGCAAATGAAAAAAGAAAAACTAATTAAAAAATATGATAAACAGGTAAAAATCTATGAAAATAAGCGTACTAATCAAAAGCTTGCTGGATGGAGAAATAAAATAATAAAAAACGCATATGGAAAAGTCTTGGAGGTCGGAGTTGGAGCGGGAGCAAACTTTCCTTACTATGATAGGGATAATGTTGAGATAACAGGAGTGGATTTTAGTTCAGAGATGATCCAGAGCGCCAAAAGAGCAGCATCACATTTTCAAGTGAATGCAGAATTTATTCAAGAAGATATTGATGAGCTGGTTCTAGAAGACAACTCTTTTGATTGCATCGTATCAACCCTTTCACTTTGTAGTTATCCCGATCCCATTGTTACATTGAATAAATTTAATAAATGGTGCCGTAAAGATGGGATCATATTGTTAATGGAACATGGACTGAGCTCAAATATATTTCTTTCCTTTGGCCAAAAAATGATTGATCCACTACATACCAAAATATCTGGATGTCATTGTAACAGAAATATAAATATGTTAATCGAAAATTCTAATCTTCAAGTCGATCATATCGAGCGTTACTGGTCAGATATCATCTATTTAATATGGGCGAAACCAATTCGATTATAATTAAACTACTTGTTCTACAGGAACAGAAAGACCTATATAAAGGTTGGATTTGGAAAAGTGAACTTTAAAAAGACTTCATTCTTTTTTTCTATTGAGAAGGTTGTTTAGGTTTATAGAAAGTCATAGGAGGGGGATTTAAATGTCAAACCATAAAAATGAAGAAATACTATCAGGAGGAAACGTCTCTAACGTTTATCGTTCGGGAAATACTATACGAAGAGAATTAAAGAAAGATAGTCCAAAAATTCATAAGTTATTAAAGCATTTGGAAACTAAAGGTTTCAGTTATGCACCAAGGTTTTTAGGGATTGATGAAAAGGGGAGAGAGATATTATCATTCATTGAAGGAGAAGCCGGTAATTATCCTTTAAAAGAGTACATGTGGTCTGATGCAGTCTTGATAGAAATAGCCAAAATACTCCGTCTTTATCATGATTCTGTGAGTGATTTTTCATATGATAGCTGGCAATCAATCGATAACACTCCTCAACCATTTGAAGTACTATGTCATAATGATTTTGCAATATACAACATTATATTTAATCATAAAAGACCAATAGGTATTATTGATTTTGATGTTGCTGGACCTGGTCCAAGGCTTTGGGACATAGCTTACACTCTTTATACTTGCGTCCCGCTAAGTAGATTTTATCTTTCAGAAAAAGGCGAAAAAGTTTATTATAATTCATTGCAGCATGCTAAGCGTATAAAAGAAAGAGTTAGAATTTTCTTTGAAGCTTATGGGGAGAGAATGGAAGAAGAGTATTTGGAAATGGTACTACTACGTTTAGAAGGGTTATGTAAAACTATTACAAGAAAAGCCAGTGAAGGTGACACTGCGTTTCAAAATATGATAGATGAAGGACATCTTTCCCATTATCAATACGATATTAAATTTATTCGTGATCATGGGCAAGAATGGATGTAAGATTAGTTTTTGTGAGGTATGGGGATATTTAAAAACGAATCTTTTTCGCTCTGGTCAGAAAAGGCATAAAGAATATTCTAATTCCATATGCCTTTTGAAAGTTATAATATTTTGAATAAAAACCTTAGAGCAGCTATTCTATTGTTGATCTCGTGCTTCATCTTTAATTTCTGCTCTCATACCTGAAATCGCTTCTTCTCTACGACGATTTTTTTCTAAAATTTTTTCTTTTTCTTCTGATGAAGCAAACTGCATTGTCTCATGTGCTTCTTCAATATTTTCTATTGTATCTTGTACCTTGTGTTGTAATTTTTCAACATTATCTGAGCGATCATCTGGATTTGGCTGGTTCTGTTGCTTTGCCACTCTTATTCCTCCTTTTAAATATCATTAATCATATTATGAGTAAGAACGAAAATAATATGTATGCACTATGATTCGATTTTTTTGTCTCT encodes:
- a CDS encoding sugar phosphate isomerase/epimerase family protein — protein: MKLGVFTVLFSDKNFEEMLDHVKASGLDAVEIGTGGYPGDAHCKIDQLLEDSVKREQYLRAVKKRDLTISAFSCHGNPLTPDKQFAEESDQILRKTIELAGLTDVPVVNCFSGTPGDQENAKAPNWPVAPWPTEYADVLEWQWEEKLVPYWKEIGELAEKHNVKIGIELHAGFLVHTPYTMLKLREKTSPAIGANLDPSHLWWQGIDPVAAIKILGKENALHHFHAKDTYIDQDNVNMYGLTDMQPYGNIQTRAWNFRSVGCGHGLEEWSNMISALRTFGYDYVVSIEHEDPIMSIDEGFARAVDNLKAVNIKESPAEMWWA
- a CDS encoding Gfo/Idh/MocA family protein, which produces MTKLKVALIGAGGIATDVHIPAYRKVPEQVEIVAVADVAYDKAKTVASEYGIPAAFDSYETMLAETEIDAVSVCVPNKFHKNAAIAGLEAGCHVLCEKPPAMSQQEAKEMEDAATKSGKLLMYGFHYRFQSETQAAKRFIDAGELGEIYSGRVQAIRRRGIPGWGVFTNKELQGGGPLIDIGVHMLDTALYLMGYPEPVVVLGQTHQQLGTKKGVGLLGEWDYQNFTVEDMAVGMITFKNGASLVLESAFAANVEKRDTMQVSLMGNKGGADIFPLKMYQEKHDTLIDITPAYLPEINAHQTEIHAFVVDCIEGNVTDRFAKQGTNIQKIIDGLYQSAESGKAIYL
- a CDS encoding sugar phosphate isomerase/epimerase family protein, with protein sequence MGKIAIQLYSVRDHTSKDFLGTLRKLGEMGYEAVQFAGFFDTPAEELKQVMDEAGLVAAGSHMPFDSLTGDQLEESLTYNKTIGNDLIICPILPEELRADEGAYYRAAEELNEIGRKCAEAGFSFAYHNHNMEFFDLGNGKRGFDILFEETDREYVKMELDCYWATHAGVDPLQTIKAYNDLVVSLHIKDMTVENGEKRSIEIGKGTLDIATLWETGESVGVNWYVIEQEQFDGDPLESAKENVVNLKKVINK
- a CDS encoding PTS sugar transporter subunit IIA, yielding MLKNLFKKKEANSDLMAPLTGKVIPLEQVPDQVFSQKMMGDGVAIEPTGKQVVSPVDGEVVDVFKTKHAISLKTDGGAEILVHMGLETVELDGKGFDMQVENGQKVKKGDPLATFDIDTVAAEGYKTVTPIILLNGEDFAVSNVASEQDVAAGEGVLFHVEKK
- a CDS encoding MerR family transcriptional regulator, with protein sequence MTDKNIKYFTTGEFAKLCRVNKQTLFYYDQIGLLSPVLKNEKGYRYYSIHQLELFTLIALLKDLGMSLHDIRQYVKHKSPEKFVSIMYQQKEKVAKQRMEIEMKENMIDAQIELMNKASSIDFDQVSVEQLPEQTYYLSKNIENVSDEEFFEVFSDFVDELYKLHIDTGYPIGGLTKRKQVLKGEFTNYSYLYIKQLHSRKDNPYYKTIQGDFLTGYHIGEDKKIHHTYKRLLSEMNRLNLELGDYVLEEYIYDTVVKTNEEQYVTKIMIHVNRKKN
- a CDS encoding MFS transporter, which translates into the protein MKQSIFRNRTYMLLLVAGIFAIVGFSMFLTTTSWYIINVLSSPGVLGIALITATVPRLILITFGGVLADKYKKTTIMFGTNLLQALVLFCIYWLVASDSMTLVLLFVTVGVFGMLDAFFGPASSSLIPKIVEKSQLQQANAYFQGIDQISFIIGPILAGVIMETSTIATSYFVATLLVLLSALVVFPPFIKEGPVEHRGDQSTLEDFREGIAYMKSSTFLLTGIIVLITLNFFVFGGLQIAMPLLVDLLGGTPINLSFMEVSLGVGMVLGTLIMSFVKVKRKGFTSLMGLTASLISLIIFSFATNLTILTAILFFIGFSIAFVFVPFFTAAQETTENRIMGRVMSIIFLAMNGFDPIAYGVVSALASAGMDIQLILLVAGVLGMVIAVCVWFKGKAFVRAY
- a CDS encoding NIPSNAP family protein, producing the protein MFYRRKFYIVKKEFVEIFNAHFNNTNLPNQLKHGARLVGRWMKENNDDTVEIFAIWEYNTYEEYLDIESKVRSDKAHVKRVQDWYLKNGGRERVFNDYILEVKNEPIESTVKENN
- a CDS encoding permease prefix domain 1-containing protein, which codes for MEMIDRYIYAVTQKLPQPQREDIAEELHSLIEDMLDERVQGKDIRDTDVEEVLMELGNPRLLAEKYRGAKKYLIGPDFFDSYLLVLKIALISTFSVISLSFIIQSILNPVSILDHFVGFIVALVSALPAAFGWTTFGFAIADYFGEIKSKDLEIGIEWKPSDLAPTPDKKRQIKYYEPITGIAFYTLLIIIFAFSNDYLGVWIFHDEFAGVVPFLNRETYSSSLLFIFLIMGFGIIKESLKFVYGKWTYQLVTYTAIINFISIIAVFIMINGNAFWNPNFLHELTQAGLITENSDAYRTVSMIWNQSTLWILVLLVIGLIWEGIDGLIKANKK
- a CDS encoding PadR family transcriptional regulator translates to MSDAKEYMDKLMQELRRGTITIGVLSQLSEPQYGYSLVTSLGEKGIHVEPGTLYPLLRRLEKQGLLDSKWDTNEARPRKYYLLSDTGKEVYELLIVEWQQIVQNMSNVIDVQGGEKDGDD
- a CDS encoding class I SAM-dependent methyltransferase — its product is MKKEKLIKKYDKQVKIYENKRTNQKLAGWRNKIIKNAYGKVLEVGVGAGANFPYYDRDNVEITGVDFSSEMIQSAKRAASHFQVNAEFIQEDIDELVLEDNSFDCIVSTLSLCSYPDPIVTLNKFNKWCRKDGIILLMEHGLSSNIFLSFGQKMIDPLHTKISGCHCNRNINMLIENSNLQVDHIERYWSDIIYLIWAKPIRL
- a CDS encoding phosphotransferase gives rise to the protein MSNHKNEEILSGGNVSNVYRSGNTIRRELKKDSPKIHKLLKHLETKGFSYAPRFLGIDEKGREILSFIEGEAGNYPLKEYMWSDAVLIEIAKILRLYHDSVSDFSYDSWQSIDNTPQPFEVLCHNDFAIYNIIFNHKRPIGIIDFDVAGPGPRLWDIAYTLYTCVPLSRFYLSEKGEKVYYNSLQHAKRIKERVRIFFEAYGERMEEEYLEMVLLRLEGLCKTITRKASEGDTAFQNMIDEGHLSHYQYDIKFIRDHGQEWM
- the tlp gene encoding small acid-soluble spore protein Tlp, with translation MAKQQNQPNPDDRSDNVEKLQHKVQDTIENIEEAHETMQFASSEEKEKILEKNRRREEAISGMRAEIKDEARDQQ